From the Toxoplasma gondii ME49 chromosome VIIa, whole genome shotgun sequence genome, one window contains:
- a CDS encoding hypothetical protein (encoded by transcript TGME49_202250~Predicted trans-membrane domain (TMHMM2.0):612-635:646-669) — MAPTVPARPSSSLESQEVNGGDDRGRGHRQGSSLYSGFVRERQSHQQSSSVATSEAVSGPSSHAYAPSAPPASLSNGAVSPSSSCPAPLISDERAARSSAFPEIPMLSAEDAALALASMPPPLPTVLGRTGEEETFLLENEVMNDFDTRAFFSDHLGDVASHASSLRPSGTGGFFRRWWKPASVFGSVRNSAAEMTAQSSSDPLGDRGSSGTSEEHAEMQRLDAPQSQLSTQRSAGNPASGGPRLVSGGTAAASSPPPQTRAARTDSGGAAAFSSSAPTTGVPAGSPASYLPPPPSAPKPAEARPTQEGHSGSSPSPFSSAPLAGASEIVGRPSSSEDSSQDLSEEDVLEDDQEEYAGSPTDAPMSSGPTSWLWKRLGLQRLSSSSTQGRTPGASTLGRRALGVRPRRRRRRYVPMTGVPSGEREEEENPVSFSESFSPAPAREVAVLGAPALMQATEDGELETGVEATARDPGQAASPPRWRWRSGFLLSSQSPSATRPQGPAGDIEMGRLPATGEGDGPETDFQAPRPEREGVAGAGEGTWRSTVGELGERIRVQSSAVLASLRGAVGRLRREREDQQEATEGPAPATTDRTATTRADEDDEDDPSCHQLLLVTGCLCWFPLLWVVGAMLWCVTPKEHRRARAWGSINVFLVFFTFLYLFSHVWNVVKPVGQRAVLFNTEAQLGLEAPFPPRHPGNLWKVEDDGSGVEHANRLAWTFSDPVDEAWTFFSLPRSSVTQEDAKPILYGRVVRSSAASPFDLIETPSDKQRPSLLGSATGTWVLGPKALPLPAGNHPPTVMLGPPVIASGRVLCSIRFGAGDAPASSALSSLRHIFAREREGKRPQDAAAEGHWLSSRGRQKLPLYDGSGGVIAGRGDRQGEARLSSRRKEHELHAVFPREMTVEDLLLGDKNLPSSFFGAGLRCVSLRRYLSSSHASTGVGGMSRPMQKNAFSPDTRSSSSSTLLPFRWLLLHRAERGGDVRVASQVIDFGESKFLCNPAVVAMGEEGNSRDAEGKEGDAEESRAFRGFIDVQQVLLRALP; from the exons ATGGCACCGACCGTCCCCGCACGCCCATCGTCCTCCTTGGAATCTCAGGAGGTAAATGGAGGGGACGATCGAGGCCGTGGCCACCGTCAAGGAAGTTCGTTGTACTCCGGCTTTGTTCGCGAGCGCCAGAGCCACCAgcagtcttcttctgtcgccacGAGTGAGGCCGTTTCTGGCCCATCGTCGCATGCGTATGCCCCGTCAGCTCcacctgcttctctcagCAATGGagctgtctccccttcttcgtcctgtCCTGCTCCTTTGATTTCGGACGAGCGTGCAGCCAGGTCTTCGGCCTTCCCTGAGATTCCTATGCTTAGCGCTGAAGACGCGGCACTGGCGCTTGCTTCGATGCCTCCACCGTTACCGACTGTCCTAGGTCGAAccggcgaagaggaaacctTTCTGCTTGAAAACGAGGTGATGAACGACTTTGATAcacgcgccttcttctcagACCATCTCGGGGATGTGGCGTCGCACGCTTCGTCCCTTCGGCCTTCCGGAACGGGCGGATTCTTCCGGCGGTGGTGGAAACCCGCGAGCGTTTTTGGCTCTGTGAGGAATTCGGCTGCTGAGATGACAGCGCAGTCGTCTTCCGATCCTCTGGGAGATCGAGGAAGTTCCGGGACAAGCGAGGAACACGCAGAAATGCAGCGCCTGGACGCCCCCCAGTCTCAGCTGTCGACTCAACGCTCTGCTGGAAACCCTGCAAGTGGAGGTCCGCGCTTGGTCTCCGGTGGAACTGCAGCCGCCTCGTCTCCACCTCCTCAGACACGAGCAGCGAGAACAGACAGTGGAGGtgctgccgccttctcgtccAGTGCCCCGACGACAGGGGTGCCTGCCGGCTCTCCCGCGTCGTATCTTCCTCCACCTCCTTCGGCGCCTAAGCCGGCGGAAGCGAGACCGACCCAGGAAGGTCACTCAGGTTCTTCACCGTCTCCATTTTCGTCTGCGCCGCTCGCTGGAGCATCTGAAATTGTGGGCAGGCCTAGCAGTTCGGAGGACTCTTCCCAGGACCTGTCGGAAGAAGACGTACTCGAGGACGACCAGGAAGAGTACGCCGGCAGTCCAACAGACGCGCCGATGTCCTCCGGTCCTACGTCTTGGCTTTGGAAGCGTCTAGGTCTCcagcgtctttcttcttcctcgactcaGGGCCGGACGCCAGGTGCCTCGACGTTGGGGCGACGGGCCCTCGGAGTGCGCccacgaagaaggcgacggcgctACGTGCCGATGACAGGTGTGCCTTCCGGGGagcgcgaagaggaggaaaatcccgtctctttctctgagtctttctcgcctgcgcCAGCCAGAGAAGTGGCTGTGCTGGGGGCCCCGGCTTTGATGCAGGCGACGGAGGACGGGGAGTTAGAAACTGGCGtcgaggcgacagcgagagatcCAGGACAAGCGGCCAGCCCTCCCAGGTGGCGGTGGCGATCCGgatttctcctctcttcccagTCCCCTTCTGCCACCCGTCCCCAGGGCCCTGCGGGGGACATCGAGATGGGGAGACTCCCAGCGACCGGCGAGGGGGACGGACCTGAGACGGACTTCCAGGCACCACGACCGGAGCGGGAGGGGGTCGCAGGGGCAGGTGAGGGGACCTGGCGATCGACTGTTGGAGAGTTGGGTGAGAGGATTCGTGTACAGTCCTCAGCAGTCCTTGCCTCACTTCGAGGTGCCGTGGGAAGACTTCgccgcgagcgagaagaccaGCAGGAAGCGACGGAAGGCCCAGCCCCAGCAACAACCGACCGGACAGCTACGACTCGTGCAGACGAGGATGACGAAGACGACCCGTCCTGTCACCAGCTCCTCCTCGTCActggctgtctctgctggtTCCCTCTGCTGTGGGTTGTCGGCGCTATGCTGTGGTGTGTAACTCCGAAGGAACATCGCCGCGCACGCGCC TGGGGATCCATCAACGTCTTTCTGGTCTTTTTCACGTTCCTGTACCTTTTTTCGCACGTGTGGAACGTCGTGAAGCCGGT GGGGCAACGAGCGGTGCTGTTCAACACGGAGGCTCAGTTAGGCTTGGAAG CTCCGTTCCCTCCGCGACATCCGGGAAACCTTTGGAAGGTAGAGGACGATGGCAGCGGTGTTGAGC ACGCTAACCGCTTGGCGTGGACCTTCAGCGACCCTGTGGACGAAGCCTGGACCTTCTTCAGTCTGCCCAGATCCTCGGTGACCCAGGAGGATGCAAAGCCCATTCTCTACGGCCG agtcGTTAGGTCGTCCGCGGCGTCTCCCTTCGATCTCATAGAGACCCCTTCCGACAAACAGCGGCCAAGCCTCCTAGGGTCGGCTACTGGCACGTGGGTCTTAGGGCCTAaggctctgcctcttccaGCCGGCAACCATCCCCCTACTGTGATGCT aGGCCCGCCGGTGATCGCGAGCGGGCGCGTGTTGTGCTCGATCCGCTTTGGGGCGGGAGACGCGCCGGCGAGTTCagcgctttcttctctccgccacattttcgcgagagagagagaagggaaacgcCCACAAGACGCGGCCGCAGAGGGACATTGGTTGTCGTCTCGGGGCAGACAGAAGTTACCTCTTTACGACGGAAGTGGAGGGGTGATAGCAGGAAGAGGCGATCGACAAGGAGAGGCCAGGTTAAGCTCccggagaaaagagcacGAGCTGCACGCGGTTTTCCCCAGGGAAATGACAGTTGAGGACCTGCTCCTTGGAGACAAAAA CttgccttcctcctttttcggAGCGGGGCTTCGGtgcgtgtctcttcgtcgctaTTTGAGCTCGTCGCACGCGTCCACGGGAGTTGGCGGCATGTCGCGCCCaatgcagaaaaacgcgttttcacCAGATactcgctcttcctcttcctcgactcttcttccctttcgctGGCTGCTTCTTCACCGCGCTGAACGCGGCGGGGACGTCAGAGTGGCCTCTCAAGTTATCGATTTCGGCGAGTCGAAATTCCTGTGCAACCCTGCAGTTGTGGCCATGGGTGAAGAAGGCAACAGCCGAGACGccgaaggaaaggaaggagatgCGGAGGAAAGCCGCGCCTTCCGAGGGTTCATCGACGTCCAGCAGGTCCTCCTTCGTGCTCTTCCGTAG
- a CDS encoding RAP domain-containing protein (encoded by transcript TGME49_202240) has protein sequence MQVRTAGVCRCRPGSARGTPAPLPPVSFTDAASSPVRKPPTGTNPSADCLHGLVFPFSRAGAETVRGHSLLQTNQADKTGRVYNGKDTHVSWFRPFSTRGHLHGASQKSSTRSAPNDRRKSASRINVAVDRLTSNIHDISDMSPHVLTTATTAAAKRGMKGHWAACVSRAFGLRRGLSVRDAALLFTATARMHAQDARFLDMLADVLLTKFRKVQEQQALQEQLQEQQQRQRRRDSLRAESPLPASRSRPQSHTLSPDSPGLPDSGSQVCPSPASPGSFTECSSQLRSASAPSSPLPVAATSSRLPPAASPPSFPVIHPAMSLPSESRAAAFSPFAIYSVAVACASLRYFNEELLTALATGATHVPLSAFNGFDLVGLLAAFASLNFVPPPAFLRQAHRLLGNEMRLWTSRVQQALHGHQKSLEGRAHAADRPGQTSVVGKPSHVPPPPQFGESFPRGWPDGGADENWKTRRSADCTSSSCSPLSGGKCRDEERMSEHTTGFREEHRVPREPHFGRELPIMDAVTHGSLPDRQTVNVASVLHSMAKIAERSEALSAQGHREAGRDFGLPARHDTTGVRQLRDGGGKEQTEFFKICLTLIRTHLSAHLNSGRISENDLVFSGCAASDGTPFAADQAQQPEREPHRNVGASRHVAVDPSSSFLCPRYNFAFSLTSLRDISAIACALNFLPSLHFFSALKESQGSSTATSSVVRVILDDLALLAPRIAERSETTSAAPADLGPPAWAPSVTGDSLSSVSSYPPRSFDSRGEAPATQGSGRLSCPRGSVLLPGAGQAVPGAVSPGVASCADLRRSSSPSTFLSLLAIARAHSRLQPPVHPQVHLLSCCLREMQRHPSLLTAMRFVALWRIFSSLCPRNVEEVFRSRGCSRGIAAGREAPQLRLQMAHSFSGEVTVAATPKEPSSPLWVGSDQDVERVAALGRAAFGFLCQHSERLIFACTLPQLASVASSLLAFEPLFKTADAEEVRSAYTVQATSVANAIRRRLVQLYRMQEERPLGAIGQGDFDQRDGFEGGASEVYRSEMEPTARISKCNASAEELPYPECIETARQNGARGKLLERPQQVVWLMGVLGRFTPESGQYAALPLLTALCASGGVESTQKYLSSESRIFARPDSSLKGYPPISSGRIVPGRDGGPNRANATENLSHAFASTWVQGLSAQEAAVLLRAMARLHLRHIPLLTQVCVHISVLLDTSLNGSDQNVDQQERGTPIGDSTVVVCDADIERKSTQGGLNPVSERSSEAHDGRAQGFTSASSYGSMTPSSSGPLCVSGHASSSSLASILLALAKLAFHPFFLSGPNACALRSSALPVSRINGMPPSEAQPDASRSGIFGVRTLQPVTQGCTPDSAAASAWTAVLRSLTLRCERMSLDFSASKSPPTESEGQTFPELGSQRCALMRSNTDSVAHVTEEPVTLFTAVNALYALALVDFDSCCVKTVQNGNQTPPPWESFGEHGAAQSTSAELCEGSNRGRAERAGEHLFSEAIAALVTVCKGHLFTNGTRNLSTTPSAVQTEGECGSNSEEAEFEGRLSENAVKDVAFEVDTFDAGGGERGTSEIFGQLIAVHASLERLQASHTATCRSRGAAATQEGNAGCPPSSAKAVCEPQHQGPVSPQTMETLKLARNRGENVLRTGRMPSPATLATSAFHRQAMMALEATLPEERFLTEVPFLSGVFFIDCVLHERSPPVAIEFDGPLHFYHPACYSCSTPRHSEVDGSEAEGSAQVVFYDFEDFDQVSKISSHSVEGGTGRSVREDRMHHFGADTKRQACDPSDKEKRMTSQHHRWRGLRAAQYTSLSLFKQRLLERHGFRVVRIAYSDWMRLDGDLEKQRHFLLRKIGTAPD, from the exons GGCCATTGGGCAGCTTGCGTTTCCCGTGCGTTCGGGCTACGTCGCGGGTTAAGCGTGCGAGATGCCGCCCTTCTCTTCACCGCCACTGCCCGCATGCACGCGCAAGACGCTCGGTTTCTCGACATGCTCGCCGACGTCCTCCTGACGAAGTTTCGAAAGGTCCAGGAGCAACAGGCCCTGCAGGAGCAACTgcaggagcagcagcagcggcaaCGCCGCCGGGACAGCTTGAGAGCAGAGTCGCCGCTTCCGGCTTCTCGAAGCCGTCCTCAATCGCATACACTTTCGCCCGATTCCCCAGGTCTGCCTGACTCTGGTTCGCAAGTTTGCccgtcgcctgcgtctcctggaTCGTTCACAGAGTGTTCATCTCAGTTGAGGTCCGCCTCTGCCCCGTCTTCGCCGTTGCCTGTCGCAGCCACatcttctcgtctgcctcctgcggcctctccgccttccttTCCAGTCATACACCCTGCAATGTCTCTCCCGTCGGagtcgcgtgccgctgccttctctccgtttgccATTTACTCTGTCGCTGTGGCGTGTGCCTCGCTGCGGTACTTCAACGAGGAGCTTCTGACCGCCTTGGCCACCGGCGCAACGCATGTGCCTCTCTCAGCCTTTAATGGCTTCGACCTCGTCGGTCTTTTGGCGGCGTTTGCATCCCTGAACTTCGTGCCTCCACCCGCGTTCCTCAGGCAAGCCCACAGACTTCTTGGAAACGAAATGCGCCTGTGGACCTCTCGCGTCCAGCAGGCGCTTCACGGCCACCAGAAAAGCCTGGAAGggcgagcgcatgcagccgatCGACCGGGGCAGACTAGCGTGGTCGGGAAGCCGTCGCATGTGCCGCCACCCCCACAGTTTGGAGAGAGCTTTCCGCGAGGGTGGCCTGACGGTGGCGCTGACGAGAACTGGAAAACCCGTCGCTCTGCGGACTGCacatcttcttcctgctcccCCCTGTCCGGTGGCAAGTGCCGGGATGAAGAGAGAATGAGCGAACACACGACCGGGTTTCGAGAAGAACACAGAGTACCCCGAGAACCTCATTTTGGTCGCGAACTTCCGATAATGGACGCTGTGACACACGGGAGTCTTCCCGACCGACAGACAGTGAACGTTGCGTCTGTTCTTCACTCCATGGCGAAGATTGCGGAACGCAGTGAAGCGCTGTCCGCACAAGGTCACAGAGAAGCGGGCCGAGATTTCGGTTTGCCCGCGAGACACGACACCACGGGAGTGAGACAGTTGCGTGACGGAGGTGGAAAGGAACAAACAGAATTTTTCAAGATTTGTCTCACGCTCATCCGGACGCATTTATCTGCACACCTCAACAGTGGTCGCATCTCCGAGAACGACCTCGTTTTCTCAGGCTGCGCCGCCAGCGACGGGACCCCTTTTGCGGCAGATCAGGCCCAACAGCCTGAACGCGAGCCACACCGAAACGTCGGCGCTTCGCGGCATGTGGCCGTCGACCCTTCGTCGAGCTTTCTTTGTCCTCGCTACAATTTTGCGTTTTCCTTAACGTCTCTTCGAGATATCTCTGCCATTGCGTGCGCGCTCAACTTCCTTCCGTCCCTgcattttttttctgctttgaAAGAGTCTCAGGGTTCCTCGACTGCGACCTCTTCGGTCGTGCGGGTCATCCTCGACGACCTGGCCCTTCTGGCGCCTCGCATTGCAGAGCGCTCTGAAACCACATCTGCTGCTCCGGCTGATTTGGGCCCCCCTGCATGGGCGCCGAGCGTGACGGGCGActctttgtcttctgtttcttcttatCCTCCCCGCTCCTTTGATTCGAGGGGCGAGGCTCCGGCGACACAAGGCAGCGGCAGGCTTTCCTGTCCGAGAGGGTCCGTTCTCCTCCCTGGGGCTGGTCAAGCTGTCCCTGGTGCCGTCTCTCCGGGTGTCGCATCTTGCGCGGATCTCCGccgttcgtcgtctccttcaacgtttctctccctgcttgCCATTGCGCGCGCCCACTCACGACTTCAGCCTCCAGTTCACCCGCAAGTCCACCTCTTGTCCTGTTGTCTCCGCGAAATGCAGCGACACCCATCGCTGCTCACGGCCATGCGCTTTGTCGCGCTCTGGCGCATCTTCTCCTCGTTGTGTCCGCGAAATGTGGAGGAAGTCTTCCGGTCTCGTGGCTGTTCTCGGGGCATTGCTGCAGGCCGGGAAGCCCCCCAGCTGCGCCTTCAGATGGCGCAttctttctctggagaagtCACTGTTGCCGCGACTCCGAAGGAACCGTCCAGCCCTCTCTGGGTGGGCAGTGACCAGGATGTGGAACGAGTGGCCGCTCTGGGTCGCGCTGCTTTCGGATTTCTCTGTCAACATTCCGAGCGACTGATATTCGCGTGTACTCTGCCTCAGCTGGCGTCCGttgcctcttcgctgctcgcgTTCGAACCGCTTTTCAAGACTGCTGACGCAGAAGAAGTCCGGAGCGCCTACACTGTGCAGGCTACCTCGGTCGCCAACGCGATTCGCCGCCGCTTAGTGCAGCTGTACCGCATGCAGGAGGAGAGACCTTTAGGTGCGATCGGGCAGGGAGACTTCGATCAGAGAGACGGTTTCGAGGGTGGTGCATCTGAAGTTTACAGGAGTGAAATGGAACCGACAGCGCGCATAAGCAAGTGTAATGCCTCTGCTGAGGAACTCCCTTATCCCGAATGCATCGAGACTGCACGGCAAAATGGAGCTCGGGGGAAGCTTTTAGAGCGACCACAGCAAGTTGTGTGGCTCATGGGAGTTCTAGGCCGCTTCACTCCAGAAAGCGGGCAGTACGcagctctgcctctcttgaCTGCTCTTTGCGCCAGCGGCGGGGTAGAGAGCACGCAGAAGTATCTCAGCTCGGAGAGTCGCATCTTTGCAAGACCGGACAGCTCGCTGAAAGGGTACCCTCCAATTTCTAGTGGAAGGATCGTCCCCGGGCGCGACGGGGGTCCTAATCGCGCTAACGCAACCGAGAATCTCTCGCATGCGTTTGCGTCCACTTGGGTCCAGGGTCTGAGTGCGCAAGAGGCTGCTGTCCTGCTGAGAGCCATGGCTAGGCTGCACCTGCGGCACATCCCTCTTCTGACACAGGTTTGTGTCCACATCTCTGTGCTGCTAGATACCTCGCTCAACGGCAGTGATCAAAACGTGGACCAGCAAGAAAGAGGTACACCGATCGGAGACTCGACAGTGGTGGTTTGTGATGCCGACATAGAAAGGAAATCGACACAAGGGGGACTGAATCCGGTCTCTGAGCGGTCAAGTGAAGCGCACGATGGCAGAGCTCAGGGTTTCACCTCTGCTTCATCGTACGGTTCTATGACACCCTCGTCTTCTGGACCGTTGTGTGTTTCTGGGCATGCGAGTTCGTCGTCGCTTGCAAGCATCCTGCTTGCTCTTGCCAAGTTGGCATTTcatcctttctttctgtcgggGCCAAACGCTTGTGCGCTGCGATCGTCTGCCTTGCCTGTGTCTCGCATCAACGGTATGCCGCCCAGCGAGGCACAACCAGACGCATCTCGCTCCGGTATTTTTGGTGTACGCACACTGCAGCCAGTTACCCAAGGCTGCACACCGGACTCGGCAGCTGCCTCGGCCTGGACAGCCGTTTTGCGCAGCCTAACTCTCCGTTGCGAACGGATGTCGCTCGATTTTTCGGCCTCCAAGTCGCCTCCAACAGAGTCAGAAGGGCAGACGTTTCCGGAACTTGGAAGTCAACGGTGCGCTTTAATGCGAAGCAACACAGATTCAGTGGCACATGTCACAGAAGAGCCAGTGACACTATTCACTGCAGTGAATGCTCTATACGCGTTGGCGTTGGTTGATTTCGATTCCTGTTGTGTCAAGACCGTCCAAAACGGGAATCAAACGCCTCCACCATGGGAGAGTTTTGGCGAACATGGCGCTGCACAGTCCACCTCTGCTGAGCTTTGCGAAGGCTCCAACAGGGGGAGGGCTGAACGAGCTGGAGAACATCTTTTTTCGGAGGCTATTGCAGCTCTGGTAACTGTCTGCAAGGGCCACTTGTTCACCAACGGGACGCGAAACCTGAGCACGACGCCCTCGGCTGTCCAGACAGAGGGTGAGTGCGGGAGCAACAGTGAGGAAGCGGAGTTTGAAGGCAGGCTCTCCGAAAATGCAGTGAAAGACGTCGCGTTCGAAGTGGATACGTTTGATGCTGGTGGAGGGGAAAGGGGGACATCCGAGATATTCGGTCAGCTCATCGCTGTACATGCCTCTCTAGAACGGCTGCAGGCGAGTCACACCGCCACTTGTCGCTCCCGAGGAGCAGCGGCAACGCAAGAGGGGAATGCGGGATGCCCACCTTCCTCTGCCAAGGCAGTCTGTGAGCCTCAGCATCAGGGCCCTGTTTCTCCCCAGACGATGGAAACATTGAAATTGGCGAGGAACCGAGGAGAAAACGTCCTCCGGACCGGGCGCATGCCGAGTCCAGCCACACTGGCCACTTCAG CGTTCCATCGACAGGCCATGATGGCTCTTGAAGCGACTCTCCCCGAAGAGAGGTTTTTGACCGAA GTTCCATTTCTCAGCGGCGTCTTTTTTATTGATTGCGTTTTGCACGAACGGAGTCCACCG GTGGCGATTGAATTCGACGGCCCGCTTCATTTTTACCATCCGGCGTGCTACTCTTGCTCAACGCCCCGGCACTCGGAGGTCGACGGTAGCGAAGCCGAGGGGAGCGCGCAGGTGGTTTTTTACGACTTTGAAGATTTCGACCAAGTCAGCAAGATTTCGTCCCATAGCGTGGAGGGCGGCACTGGACGCTCGGTCCGAGAAGATCGGATGCACCATTTCGGAGCCGATACAAAGAGACAAGCGTGTGACCCGAGcgacaaggaaaaaagaatgacATCTCAGCATCATCGATGGAGAGGATTGAGGGCTGCGCAGTACACGAGTTTAAGCCTTTTTAAGCAGAGGCTTCTGGAAAGACACGGTTTCCGAGTGGTTCGGATTGCCTACTCGGACTGGATGAGACTG GACGGCGACCTGGAGAAGCAAAGGCACTTTCTTCTGCGAAAGATTGGCACTGCTCCAGACTGA